CAGCGCGACGTTCTCGAGGGCGTTCAGCCGCGGCATCAGGTTGAACGTCTGGAAGACGAACCCGACCGTCGTCCCCCGCAGTCGAGTCCGCTCGCGGTCCCCCAGTTGCGCGACGTCCGCGCCGTCGACCACGACGGTCCCCTCGGTCGGCGTGTCAAGACAGCCGACGAGGTTCATCAGCGTCGACTTCCCCGAACCGCTCGGCCCCATGATCGCGGTGTAGGAGCCCCGCGGCACGTCCAGCGAGACGCCGTCGAGCGCGTGGACCGGCTCTCCGAGTTGGTAGGTCTTGCGGACGTTCTCGAGGCGGACTGCGCTCCCCGTTCCCGGCGTCGACGCCGACTCAGTACTCGCTCCCGATCCCGATGTCGCCATGGGCGTTCGACCACGAACGCCGCCAAAAAGGTTCGCCGGACGGCGCGGCGCTCGTTTTATGTTGATAACATTGATTATTTGACGTGTCGCACTCGAGGATGATGTCCGACCGTCCCCCTGACGAGTCCTCCACTGACGCTGCTACCGATGTCGACCCCACCGATGCCGATACCGGTGCCGACAGCGATGAGACGGCAGCCGATTCGAGTTCCGTCACTGCCGATAGATTCCTACGGTGGCTCCGCCGCAGCGATGACCCACGCAGCGCTGTCGTACGGGATGTCCTGAGCGCAGTCGCTATCGTCAGCCTCGTCGGCCTCGTGCTGTTCGCCGTCAGCGGGGTTTGGCCGCCGCTGGTCGCCATCGAAAGCGGGAGCATGGAACCGAATATGAACACCGGCGACCTCGTCTTCGTCGTCGCTACCGACCGATTCGTCGGCGACGAGTCGGTCGCTGACACCGGCGTCGTCACGCTCGAGAATGGTCGAGAAAGCGGCTACGAGACGTTCGATCGATCCGGCGACGTCGTCGTTTTCCGGCCCGACGGAAACGACTCCCGAACGCCGGTGATCCACCGCGCGCACTTCTGGGTGGAGGCGGGCGAAAACTGGGTCGACACCGAGGCCGAGTCGGCGAACCTCCGCGGGACGACCTGCGACGCCGTCGCCGCTTGCCCGGCGCCCCACGACGGGTTCGTCACGAAAGGCGACAACAACGGGATGTACGATCAAGTCACGAACGCCGGTGCCGAGACGACCGTCGTCCGACCGGACTGGGTCGTCGGCAAAGCGGCGTTCCGGATTCCGTGGCTCGGTCGGCTCCGGCTCGTCCTCGAGTCGCTCCTGTCGCAGTCGATCGATATCGGCGTCCACCGACTGACGGGTCCATCGCCTCGCTGAATGAAAGCGTCCTCGCCGTAGTCGACGAGGATTTGAGATCGATCAGAAGAGGTTCATCGGCAGCCAGCTCGTTGCGGTAGCGTCCCCGCTTTCCGCTTCACCCGTCTGGACGTTTGACGACGACTGACTGACGTCGACGGACACGTTCGCGTCCCCGCTTTCGACCGTCTGGTTTGCGGTGACGTCCTGATCGAGGCCGTCGCCGTCACCGTCGAGTCCGTCTTCGCCGAATAGGCCGTCCTCGCCGAACATGCCGTCTTCGCCGAACAGGTCGCCGGGCTCCGGTTCTTCGCCGTCGCCGTCGCCGTCGCCGTCGCCGTCACCGTCACCGTCACCGTCGCCGTCACAACTGAGCGGCGACCCGCTGACCGTCGTTCCCGTCCCCTGTGGTTCGCCTTCAGGAGTTGCCCGGAGCGTGAACGGTGACTCTTCCGGATTAATGGTTACTGTCTCCTCCGTTTCATCGCCACTGAGCATTCCGACTTGAGCGCCGTTTACGAAAAGGACGATCGCCCCGTCGAACCCGTTGCGGTCCTCGAGGACGAACGTAATCGTATTTGCATCACAGTCGATTGATGCGCTTATGTCGGGATTGAATGGACCGCCATCTTGGGCGCTCGCGGTCGATGCGAACGCACCGCCCGCAACGACGGTTGCCCCGCTGGCCTTTAACAGTCGACGCCGCGTTACGCTTGGGTCGTTGTCTGACATGGTTGTCGGTGGCACCTCGGTTAGCGTTGCGAGATGCTCGGATGGGACTCTATCCGATATCGATCTTAAATTCCGTTCCCTGTTTCCAGATATACGCGTTATTTCTCGCAGAAATTGGATAATTGAGGCGAGGTGTTGACGGATGGGTAATCTACACCGGAACGCGTGACAGTGTACGTTTGGAAAACCAGCCGGCAGTCGCAGGCACGCCAGTCTGTACGGTTCCGTTTCTGCCCCGGCGACGGGCGTTCTTTCGTTCGGTAATCGGCTATAATTCCCCTCCAACGATCTGTTTCTCCGGACAACGATCCCGAAGGCTGACCGAAATCGATCGACCTTGCTCGTAGTGCAATCGCGTCCGTCGCCGATCGGGAATCGACTGAACGGGCGCATCCGCGCAGCGGAGTTCCATCGCCCTCGAGCCGGAGGTCAACGCTTTTCCCGTTGCCGGACGCCCGACGTAGTATGAAGACGGCAGGCGGCACCGACGCAGCGAAGCGCCGCGCGGGGGAACGCGCGGCCGAAGAAGTCGAAGACGGCGACGTCGTCGCCCTCGGAACCGGCTCGACGACCGCCTACGCGATCGAGGCCATCGGCGAGGCCGTCGGCGACGGCCTCGAGGTCCAAGGAATCCCGACTTCCTTCCAGTCCCGGCAACTGGCGCTCGAGGTGGGCATCCCGCTGACCGACCTCGACGCGGTCGAGACGGTCGACCTCGCGATCGACGGCGCGGATCAGGTCGTCGACGATGCGGACTCGCCGGCCCACGGCGCGCTCGTCAAGGGCGGCGGCGCCGCGCACGCGCGAGAGAAACTGGTCGATGCGGCGGCCGAGCGGTTCGTCGTCGTCGCCGATCCGACGAAGCTCGCCGACGCCCTCGAGCGGTCGGTCCCGATCGAAGTGCTTCCGGACGCTCACTCGGTCGTCGCCGACCGACTCAGCGAACTGGGCGGCGACCCGACGCTGCGGGACGCCGAGCGCAAGGACGGGCCGGTCGTCACGGACAACGGCAATCTGGTGCTCGACTGCGAGTTCGGCCGGATCGACAACCCCGACGCGCTTGCGGCGCGACTCTCGCGGCTCCCCGGCGTCGTCGAACACGGGCTGTTCGTCGACCTCGCCGACGCGACCTACGTGGGTCTCGAGGACGGCGTCGAGGTTCGGGAGTACTGAGTAGAAAGCGACCTCGAGGTCGCGTCGGCGACCGGCTACGACTTCGACGAGCCGGCGGGGCGGCGTCTGCTTCCGCGACGATGGCTATTCGCGAGGTAGGCGATCGTCGCGAGCCACAGCGCGATAGAAAAACTGTACTGTCCGTATCCGGGCGGGTATCCCCAGCCTTGGACAGTAGCGATCAGGTAGCCGAGCACGCCCGCGACGATCGGGCCGCCCGCGTACAGCCACACGTTCGGCAGCCAGCCGGTCCGCACCGCTCGCGGTTCGGTCGCGTCGATGAACAGGATACCTAGCGCCGCGAACGAGAAGACGGTGACCACGATTACCGCCAGCGTGCTGATGACGATTCCGGCGCCGCTCGCGGACTGAATCACCAGGTAGCCGAGCGCGATCGGCGTCAGCACCGCGTATCCGGCGAGCACGAGCCGCCGCTTCGGCGAACCATCCGTCCGCTCGGTGCCGTCTTTCGCATCCGACGCTGCCAGTCGTCGGCTTCGATCGAGTCGCGTCACCACCCAGTCCGTTCCGACTGCGGTGAGCATCGTCACCAAGACGGTGAACACGATGATGAGTCCGATGACGACGGGCGACAAGATGACGGCAATCGCTGCCCCCAGCCCGCCGTCGGAGACGATCGCCGCCACCACGCTGGCGCAGAACACGAGGACCAGTCCGATCGAGCCGGCGCGTCCGGTCCAGATGCCGGCATAGCGCGTTTCGGTGGGCCGGCTGCTGTAGTAGTAGCCCGTGAGTACCCCGGCCAGCAGTAAGGCGCCGTCCGAAACGGAATCGCCGACGGTGCCGAGGCTGTCTGCGACTGGTCCCCAGGCGGACGCGACGGTAACCGGAACCGTCGCGAGGCCGATGAGAATCGCGACCCGAAGCGATTCGTCGGCGAGTCCGTCGCGGAGGGAGCGAGGTGAGACCACGATGCGTACGAACTCGGTACCGACCGATCGGTATTCAACGTGTCGTCTTACTAAGTTGTTTATCGCCCGCGCCCGTTCGACGGATAATCGGCTCGAGCGCGTCCGGCGAACAGTCCGGCGGCCAGATACCCCGCCCCGAGCAGCCGGGTCACCGGGACCACCCAGGATCTCAACTCGAGGTCGGCGGCGTTTTCGTAGGCGAGCGCGAGTCTCGACTCGACGGCTGTCCGCGGAACCAACGCCATGGCGGTGCCGAGCGCGACCAGCGCGGCGCGGAGCGGCCGCGACAGCCCACGCTCTCGGAGAAGGAGCCAGGCGAACAGCAGCCCCTCGAGTCGAGCGATCGGCACCGTCGACGGCCGCAATCGTCCCGTCTCCGGATTGCGGAACGCGAGCCGTTCGGCCGGGGTGACGATGCGCCGCGGCGCAATGATCTCGAGCAGTGCGAACCCGAGTGCGAGCGCTCGTTTCATGCGGAATGTTCGCACGGGTTGGATAAAAGGGACTCGGGGTGCGAGCCGCGGTCGCGCGTCGCGGTCAGTCGCTCACAACTGCTTCCAATTTGGTTTCAGTCGACCGTTCGTCGCCGCCTTCGCTGCCAGTCGTCGACAGGTAAACCACGGTCAGATAGAGGGCGCCGAGCAGTCGTGCCGCCGGTTTCACCCACGGCTTCACCTCGAGGTCGTCGGTGTTCTCGTAGACGAGGGTCTGACTGAGTTCGATGACCGGCTGGGGGAGGACGACGAGGACGGTTCCGGCGATTGCGAGCAGGTTGTTGGCGATTCGCGAGCCCGATTCCCGACGGGCGAGCAGCCAGACGAACAGCATCCCCTCGAGTCTGGCGCCCCACAGCGCCCGCGGCCGCAGTTGCGCTTCGTCGGGGTTCTCGAGGCCGATCCGCTCGCAGGCGTCGATGACCGGCTGTGGCATGCCGATCTCGAAGATGCCGAACGCGATCAACAGTTTCCGGAGCATGCGTGACCGCGGTGGTCTACACCGACGAGCGCCAAAAACGCTCCACCGGCGGTTCCGTGCCGATTATGCGTACTCGTCCCTTGACGACAGAACCCCGTCACTACGCGACGTACTGACTGCCAAAAAATGAAACCAATCGACTTCGCGCCTTACAGGTCGCGGGGCTGGACCGTCTTCCGGTCGTTAGCCTCCGCACGACGGGCGGCGTCCTCGAGCAACTCGTCGACTTCCTCGTCGAGAGCGTCGTAGAAATCCGAGGCGACGTTCTTGTCATCGAGCGCTTCCTTCACGGCGGCTTTGACGATAAGGTCTGCCATACGGTGTATCCGTTTCCCCTTCCATGGTATAAACGTTCTGGTTGAGAGTCGAAATACCCGCCCCTCAGGGGTTGATTCGTCCGTTTCGGCGGTTGTATCCACCGGAAAGTATATGACTGATGAGTCGCCGGCGTCGCGTTCCGCCCGTCTGGAGCGTAGAATGCGGCTCGCGCGCGGTTCGACCCCTCTCGCGCGCTTTCGCGATCCGGGGGGTTGCGGACCGGGTGGCTCACCCCGTTCGTTCCGGGTCGACGGATTCGAGTACGGTCGCCGCGGAGAACCCGATATGCGCGAACTTCTCGATGCCGTCGCCGACGGCTCCCTCTCGCCAGCACAGGCCGAAGCCAAACTCAAGGGGTACGTCACCGGCGAAGCGGGACGGTTCGACGCCGCTCGACAACAGCGACGGGGCATTCCTGAAGCCATCCTCGCCGAGGGGAAGACGCCCGCGCAGGTCGTCGCGCTCGCCGAGACGGCCCTCGAGACGACCGACCGGGCGCTGCTGACGCGCCTCTCCGACGAGCAGTTCGCGGCCCTTGAGGAGGCGATCCCGGAGACGGTCCCCGACGCGACGTTCGATCGGTGGAGCTCGTCCCTGTTGATTCGGACGCCCGACTACGAGCGCCCGTCGCTCGAGGCGACGGTCGGACTGGTGACGGCGGGCACCGTCGACCAGCCGGTCGCCGACGAGGCCGAAGCCGTCTGCGTCGACGCCGGCGCGACCGTCGATCGAGTCGACGACATCGGCGTCGCGGCGCTCGACCGCACGCTCGATCAGGTCGATCGGCTTCGCGAGGCGGACATGCTGATCGTCGCCGCCGGCCGCGAGGGCGCGCTCCCGACGGTTATCGCCGGGCTCGTCGACACGCCGGTCATCGGCGTGCCCGTCTCGAGCGGCTACGGCTACGGCGGGGACGGCGAGGCGGCGCTTTCGGGGATGCTCCAGTCCTGTACCGTCATGTCGGTCGTTAACATCGACGCCGGTTTCGTCGCCGGCGCGCAGGCGACGCTGATCGCCCGCACGATCGACGCGGCGCGAGCCGACGGATCCGGAGACGGAAAATAATATTTTGTCATACGGAAAGACAAGACGTCGTTTGGCAAAGTCTTTTTATATCCGTGTGCAGTATCCTTAGGTGCCGGCTTCGGCCGGTGTGACCAATGCCCAAGTGTAACCACTGCGGCGCGCACGTGTCCGAGCGTTTCGCGCGGGTCTTCGCCGACGAACGCGGCGAAATCCACGCGTGCGTGAGTTGTTCGGCGAACGCGGGTATCGCCGAGGCAGCCCGAGAACGCGCTCGCGGCACCTGATCCGATCCCACCTGAGCATCGCGACGGACGAGCACCCGGTGGACTCCTACGGACGCGACGCTTTTTACCGTCGTTCTCCTACGCCCGATTCGATGGCCGACGAGCACGTCGTCTACGTCCTCGAGTGTGCCGACGGAACCCTCTATACGGGCTACACGACCGACCTCGAGCGACGCGTCGCCGAGCACGACGCGGGGGAGGGCGCCAAGTACACGCGCGGGCGCACGCCGGTGGAACTACAGTATCACGAGCGGTTCGCCTCGCGGTCGGCGGCGATGTCCCGCGAGTACGAGATCAAACAGCTGAGTCGTACCGAGAAGGAGCAGTTGATCGGCCTCGAGTAGCGGCTCGCCCGTCGCCGAACCGGCGGTTCGGACAGGGAGGTCGTCAGTCGTCCGCATCCGCATCCGCATCCGCGTCCGTCGTCCGCGGTGACGTCACGTTCGGGTCGATGAAGGCGTACTCGACGAGCATCCGGCCGAGTTTCTCGACGCGCTCCCGCAGGTCGTCCTCGCGGAATGCGCGGCCGTCGATCGCGTCCGGATCGGCCCGGAAGCGACTCGAGGCGTTGCGGATGCCGACCTGGTGAGGGAGGACCCAGCCGTGGACGCCCCGCACGGTGATCCGGAGGTGATCGAGCGTCGAGCCGTAGCTGCCGCCGCCGGCACTGGCGAGGAGGCCGACGGTCGTGTCCTCGTACTCGTCGAAGCCGCAGTAGTCGTGGAAGTTCTTCAGTGCACCCGAGTACGAGCCGTGGTAGACGGGCGTGCCGAGCGCGACGGCGTCGGCCTCGCGGACGAGTCGCTTGACCTCGCGAGCGTCGCCCTGCTCCCGGTCGTCGACGTCGGGATCGTAGACGGGCAGATCGTACTCCCGCAGGTCCAGCAGGGTCGTTTCGGCGCCGCGGTCCTCGGCGGCGCGGAGGACGTACCGGAGCGCCGTTCGGGTGTAGCTTTCCGCCCGGAGGCTGCCGTTGACGGCGAGGACGGAGGGCGTCGGAGCCATATTTTCACTAGTATACCATGACGTAAAGATCCGCGGTCTTCAGTAATTTCGTCCTACGAAAACGGCCGGTCGGCAACCGCGGTCGCGCTCGAGCGCGAGCGCGGGGTCCGTTCTCGAGCCGAGGGCGTCGCTTTTTTTGAGCGGGCCGGTGATGGGAAGA
The DNA window shown above is from Halopiger xanaduensis SH-6 and carries:
- a CDS encoding DUF1931 family protein; its protein translation is MADLIVKAAVKEALDDKNVASDFYDALDEEVDELLEDAARRAEANDRKTVQPRDL
- a CDS encoding GIY-YIG nuclease family protein, whose product is MADEHVVYVLECADGTLYTGYTTDLERRVAEHDAGEGAKYTRGRTPVELQYHERFASRSAAMSREYEIKQLSRTEKEQLIGLE
- the rpiA gene encoding ribose-5-phosphate isomerase RpiA, which produces MKTAGGTDAAKRRAGERAAEEVEDGDVVALGTGSTTAYAIEAIGEAVGDGLEVQGIPTSFQSRQLALEVGIPLTDLDAVETVDLAIDGADQVVDDADSPAHGALVKGGGAAHAREKLVDAAAERFVVVADPTKLADALERSVPIEVLPDAHSVVADRLSELGGDPTLRDAERKDGPVVTDNGNLVLDCEFGRIDNPDALAARLSRLPGVVEHGLFVDLADATYVGLEDGVEVREY
- a CDS encoding S26 family signal peptidase, with the translated sequence MSDRPPDESSTDAATDVDPTDADTGADSDETAADSSSVTADRFLRWLRRSDDPRSAVVRDVLSAVAIVSLVGLVLFAVSGVWPPLVAIESGSMEPNMNTGDLVFVVATDRFVGDESVADTGVVTLENGRESGYETFDRSGDVVVFRPDGNDSRTPVIHRAHFWVEAGENWVDTEAESANLRGTTCDAVAACPAPHDGFVTKGDNNGMYDQVTNAGAETTVVRPDWVVGKAAFRIPWLGRLRLVLESLLSQSIDIGVHRLTGPSPR
- a CDS encoding DUF7563 family protein, whose protein sequence is MPKCNHCGAHVSERFARVFADERGEIHACVSCSANAGIAEAARERARGT
- a CDS encoding NADPH-dependent FMN reductase — translated: MAPTPSVLAVNGSLRAESYTRTALRYVLRAAEDRGAETTLLDLREYDLPVYDPDVDDREQGDAREVKRLVREADAVALGTPVYHGSYSGALKNFHDYCGFDEYEDTTVGLLASAGGGSYGSTLDHLRITVRGVHGWVLPHQVGIRNASSRFRADPDAIDGRAFREDDLRERVEKLGRMLVEYAFIDPNVTSPRTTDADADADADD
- the larB gene encoding nickel pincer cofactor biosynthesis protein LarB; this encodes MRELLDAVADGSLSPAQAEAKLKGYVTGEAGRFDAARQQRRGIPEAILAEGKTPAQVVALAETALETTDRALLTRLSDEQFAALEEAIPETVPDATFDRWSSSLLIRTPDYERPSLEATVGLVTAGTVDQPVADEAEAVCVDAGATVDRVDDIGVAALDRTLDQVDRLREADMLIVAAGREGALPTVIAGLVDTPVIGVPVSSGYGYGGDGEAALSGMLQSCTVMSVVNIDAGFVAGAQATLIARTIDAARADGSGDGK